One part of the Syntrophales bacterium genome encodes these proteins:
- a CDS encoding ATP-binding protein — protein sequence MTIRLRLIIVTVLGLIVTMALWGWVQIRALDLILVEQQGKRLLSVAETVSSYYSHFPTGQGLSTLDATLKEQIQTDFRLARIDIFTVVNYDIDYIEYVAGAGRVRYEWPDELASSVAAARKPMYIRLKTEEGPAAGLLYPGISRKSGKTRFVVGVIAFSKGNAEILAKAQRLLYISAAGLLLVILLVLAASYRWIIDRPLGVIIGTIDGFQAGKYRERIPISRKDELGRLGEHFNAMAEEIEQVIARNVQLTGNLEILVREETQKAVELQKEVNQLQQLAAMGYLTATLAHDLGTPLHSIAGLTSLLREKGEWPPDAVRKLELIAQQTGRLQAIIKKVKQATRPPEVHFDTVDITDIINETVSLAEPLVINARTEITVNCEKHLPPIHADRHRVQTAIFNILQNSLDAMPSGGRITVAAGGNADGKELFISISDQGAGIRPEIMEKVCEPFFSTHADESMRGLGLAIVRDIVKIHGGRMTIDSSAAAGTEVRLYFPVRL from the coding sequence ATGACTATCCGCCTGCGTTTGATAATCGTGACCGTACTGGGTCTGATAGTCACGATGGCGCTGTGGGGCTGGGTGCAGATTCGGGCGCTGGATCTTATTCTTGTGGAACAGCAGGGAAAAAGGCTCCTGAGCGTCGCCGAAACGGTAAGTTCCTATTACAGCCATTTCCCGACCGGACAGGGCCTCTCCACCCTGGACGCCACTCTCAAAGAGCAAATTCAAACCGATTTTCGCCTGGCGCGCATCGACATTTTTACCGTTGTCAATTACGATATCGACTACATAGAGTATGTGGCAGGCGCCGGGCGTGTCCGGTATGAATGGCCGGATGAACTGGCAAGTTCCGTTGCCGCAGCGCGCAAGCCGATGTACATCAGGCTCAAAACAGAGGAGGGGCCGGCAGCCGGCTTACTTTATCCGGGAATATCCCGTAAATCAGGGAAAACAAGGTTCGTTGTCGGGGTAATAGCCTTCAGCAAAGGCAATGCAGAAATTCTGGCGAAGGCTCAGCGCCTCCTTTATATCAGCGCTGCCGGTTTGCTGCTTGTCATTCTGCTAGTGCTTGCGGCAAGCTACCGCTGGATTATCGATCGGCCGCTGGGAGTGATTATCGGCACGATTGATGGGTTCCAAGCAGGGAAATACCGGGAGCGCATTCCGATCAGCCGGAAAGACGAGCTGGGGCGACTCGGCGAACATTTCAATGCGATGGCCGAGGAGATAGAGCAGGTTATTGCCAGAAACGTGCAGTTAACGGGGAATCTCGAGATTCTGGTACGGGAGGAAACGCAAAAGGCCGTCGAACTGCAGAAAGAGGTGAATCAGCTTCAGCAGCTCGCCGCGATGGGCTATCTGACCGCCACCCTGGCCCATGATCTTGGCACGCCGCTCCATTCCATTGCGGGATTAACCTCGCTGCTGCGTGAGAAAGGAGAATGGCCGCCGGATGCGGTCAGAAAACTGGAGCTCATTGCCCAGCAAACCGGCCGTCTGCAGGCGATCATCAAAAAGGTGAAACAGGCCACCCGTCCTCCGGAGGTCCATTTTGACACAGTTGACATAACTGATATTATTAACGAAACAGTGTCTCTTGCCGAACCGCTCGTCATTAATGCGCGAACGGAGATAACAGTTAATTGCGAAAAACATCTGCCGCCCATCCATGCCGACCGCCACCGGGTACAAACCGCCATCTTCAATATCTTGCAAAACTCGCTGGACGCGATGCCCTCGGGCGGACGTATAACCGTTGCCGCCGGCGGCAACGCTGACGGCAAAGAACTGTTTATTTCCATCTCCGACCAGGGCGCCGGCATTCGCCCGGAGATTATGGAGAAGGTATGCGAACCTTTTTTCTCCACGCATGCAGATGAGAGCATGAGGGGGCTCGGACTGGCAATTGTCCGTGATATCGTAAAGATACATGGGGGAAGGATGACGATTGACTCGTCTGCCGCAGCAGGAACGGAAGTCCGCCTCTATTTTCCCGTCAGATTATAG
- a CDS encoding sigma-54 dependent transcriptional regulator gives MDKKKQAIRILVVDDDAVACEFLQEALLRSGYEVNYFTSARDVLEGEISEYDLILSDIRMPDMDGLEFLRQVHAKRPELPVILMTAFGSLETTMEALREGAWDYISKPFSPDAIREMVRKVLDVRKLRQLSLQRQGEMRQEPQFIGSSAVMVDFYKQIARVADASASVLISGESGTGKELTANSLHRLSARRDKPFLTVNCGAIPETLLESELFGFERGAFTGADHSHQGLLEAAQTGTIFLDEITEMSSALQGKLLRFMQSGEIRRLGGNSTMHVSVRVVAAANRNIEKDVADGRFRSDLLFRFVVRLHAPPLRDHKEDIPQLLDSFLQKWGYSSVRISDEAMECFIGYDWPGNVRELENVLRQTLLLSPFALILPENLPEKLRIAQQDEQPGLSPLEKAERQQILEIMEGASWNQSRAALLLGIDRKTLHAKIIRYNLTGK, from the coding sequence TTGGATAAGAAAAAGCAGGCAATCCGCATCCTTGTTGTCGATGACGACGCCGTGGCCTGTGAGTTTTTGCAAGAGGCTCTGCTCAGATCCGGTTATGAGGTTAATTATTTTACCTCCGCCCGGGATGTCCTTGAGGGGGAAATTTCCGAGTATGACCTCATTTTATCCGACATTCGCATGCCGGATATGGATGGGTTGGAGTTCCTGCGCCAGGTGCATGCAAAAAGACCAGAGCTGCCGGTGATCTTGATGACGGCATTCGGCTCCCTGGAGACAACGATGGAGGCGCTCCGGGAAGGGGCGTGGGATTACATCAGCAAGCCGTTTTCGCCGGACGCGATCAGGGAGATGGTGCGCAAGGTGCTCGACGTCCGGAAGCTGCGGCAGCTTTCCCTGCAGAGACAGGGTGAGATGCGGCAGGAACCTCAGTTTATCGGTTCATCCGCGGTGATGGTTGATTTTTACAAACAGATCGCCCGGGTGGCCGATGCTTCGGCAAGCGTGCTGATCAGCGGCGAAAGCGGCACCGGCAAGGAGCTTACGGCAAATTCCCTGCACAGGCTCAGCGCCCGCCGGGATAAGCCGTTTCTGACAGTCAACTGCGGGGCGATCCCGGAGACGCTGCTGGAATCGGAACTTTTTGGATTCGAGCGGGGGGCCTTTACCGGGGCGGATCATTCACACCAGGGACTGCTGGAGGCGGCGCAGACGGGCACTATTTTCCTGGACGAGATCACCGAAATGTCCTCCGCCCTTCAGGGCAAACTGCTGCGTTTCATGCAAAGTGGTGAAATCAGAAGACTTGGCGGCAACAGTACAATGCATGTTTCCGTTCGGGTGGTGGCGGCGGCAAACCGGAACATCGAAAAGGATGTTGCCGACGGGCGGTTCCGCTCCGATTTGCTGTTTCGCTTTGTTGTACGCCTTCATGCCCCGCCGCTACGCGATCATAAGGAGGACATCCCGCAATTGCTTGACTCCTTTTTGCAGAAATGGGGTTATTCCTCGGTTCGCATTTCCGACGAGGCGATGGAATGTTTTATTGGTTACGACTGGCCAGGCAACGTCCGCGAGCTGGAAAATGTCCTCCGTCAGACCCTGCTGCTGTCGCCTTTTGCCTTGATTTTACCGGAGAATCTTCCCGAAAAGCTCCGGATAGCTCAGCAAGATGAGCAACCCGGGCTGTCTCCCCTGGAAAAAGCCGAACGGCAGCAGATACTTGAGATCATGGAGGGAGCCTCCTGGAACCAGAGCCGGGCCGCCCTGTTATTGGGAATTGACCGAAAAACGCTGCATGCAAAGATAATCCGCTATAATCTGACGGGAAAATAG
- the gap gene encoding type I glyceraldehyde-3-phosphate dehydrogenase, with protein MIRLGINGFGRIGRQVLKAVLERYPDTLQVVAVNDLFDVETNAHLFKYDTNYGIYAGEVAIGKEALLINGKKIQSFAFRDPAAIPWDDAGVDIVIESTGLFLTGPKASAHLEAGARKVIISAPAKEEDITIVMGVNHKDYNPQTHHIVSNASCTTNCLAPPVLVVHKAFGIEKGMMTTIHSYTNDQRILDAPHKDLRRARAAAVNIIPTTTGAARALSLVIPELAGRFDGYSLRVPTPTVSIVDFTAELKKKTTTEELRDTLRAAAKKQLKGIMDCEEKGLVSMDFKGNFHSSIVDVEFTQVLRGNMAKVVAWYDNEWGYSCRVADLASYMGEKGLG; from the coding sequence ATGATTCGCCTTGGCATAAACGGTTTTGGCCGGATTGGGCGCCAGGTTTTAAAGGCTGTTCTGGAGCGTTATCCCGACACCCTGCAGGTCGTTGCCGTAAACGATCTCTTCGATGTCGAAACGAACGCCCATCTGTTCAAATACGACACCAACTACGGCATTTACGCGGGCGAGGTGGCCATCGGCAAAGAGGCCCTGCTGATCAACGGCAAAAAAATCCAGAGCTTTGCCTTTCGCGATCCCGCCGCCATCCCGTGGGACGATGCGGGGGTGGATATCGTCATCGAGAGCACCGGGCTTTTCCTGACCGGGCCGAAGGCCTCGGCGCACCTTGAGGCCGGAGCCAGGAAGGTGATCATCAGCGCCCCTGCCAAGGAGGAAGACATCACGATTGTCATGGGGGTAAACCACAAGGATTACAACCCGCAGACGCACCATATCGTCTCGAACGCCTCCTGCACAACGAACTGCCTGGCGCCCCCGGTGCTGGTTGTGCATAAGGCCTTCGGCATCGAAAAGGGGATGATGACGACGATTCACTCCTACACGAACGACCAGCGCATCCTGGATGCCCCGCACAAGGATCTGCGGCGGGCCCGCGCGGCGGCGGTGAACATCATCCCGACCACCACCGGCGCGGCCAGAGCACTGTCCCTCGTCATTCCGGAGCTGGCCGGCCGCTTTGACGGCTATTCGCTCCGGGTGCCGACGCCGACGGTATCGATCGTCGATTTCACCGCCGAGCTGAAGAAGAAGACCACAACGGAGGAACTCCGCGACACGCTCCGCGCAGCAGCAAAAAAACAGCTCAAGGGAATCATGGACTGCGAAGAGAAGGGGCTTGTTTCGATGGACTTCAAGGGGAATTTCCACTCCTCGATCGTCGATGTCGAATTCACCCAGGTACTCAGGGGCAATATGGCCAAAGTCGTCGCCTGGTACGACAACGAATGGGGCTACTCCTGCCGCGTTGCCGATCTGGCAAGCTATATGGGAGAAAAAGGGCTTGGATAA
- a CDS encoding GAF domain-containing protein, whose translation MKERNTDYFAALYEVAKAINGSLDTKKVLEKIVQSVVAAVGVKAGSIRLLDARKKQLVLGAASGLSQGYIHKGPILLDESGLDRKAIKGKIIWIEDVQADKDFQYGEKAKAEGIKSVLVVPLLLEKKAIGVLRVYSDRVRQFNEDELKFLKAAANLSAIALDNARMHEVLQTRCDLLVENKYRIDDN comes from the coding sequence ATGAAGGAGAGGAATACCGATTATTTTGCTGCCCTGTACGAGGTTGCCAAGGCGATCAATGGCTCTCTGGATACGAAGAAGGTTCTGGAGAAGATCGTGCAGAGCGTAGTTGCAGCAGTCGGGGTCAAGGCGGGCAGCATCCGCCTTTTAGATGCGCGCAAAAAACAGCTTGTCCTGGGGGCGGCAAGCGGCCTCTCACAAGGGTACATCCACAAGGGGCCGATCCTCCTCGATGAAAGCGGCCTTGACCGCAAGGCGATAAAAGGAAAGATCATCTGGATAGAGGATGTCCAGGCGGACAAGGATTTCCAGTACGGGGAAAAGGCCAAGGCGGAGGGGATAAAGTCCGTGCTCGTCGTGCCGCTGCTGCTGGAGAAAAAGGCGATCGGCGTTTTGCGCGTCTATTCCGACCGGGTGAGGCAGTTCAATGAAGATGAACTCAAGTTTCTGAAGGCGGCGGCCAATCTCAGCGCGATTGCCCTTGACAACGCCCGGATGCACGAGGTGCTCCAGACACGCTGCGATCTGCTGGTGGAAAACAAATACCGGATTGACGACAACTAA
- a CDS encoding MBL fold metallo-hydrolase has translation MNKAVREVAKEIFLIRLPMPFRLTHVNVFLFLEKKGFTLIDTGPNLPGVLPALEEALSQAGLTLEECRRIFITHFHMDHCGLAGLIKERSGAAISLSEIDAQTIRTFALDDGRVWRMEAFCIEHGLDKATIGEIASTFTSFEQATLPFTADSHLSDGEQLVAGDRELRVVATPGHSRGHLSFYLPAERALISGDHILPHITPNLSPDLIDPKFHPLESFLDSMTKVEELEIETIWPSHGRPFTNLRGRIADVRKHHAERSLLAFQALDEGAKTARQVSQFIFGNSLPVFDRLLALNESYVHLVTLEKRGLIGRRRTGGGLCFFEHLPR, from the coding sequence TTGAATAAAGCGGTGCGGGAAGTGGCGAAGGAAATTTTTCTGATCAGGTTGCCCATGCCTTTTCGGCTGACCCATGTCAACGTTTTTTTGTTCCTGGAAAAAAAGGGCTTCACGCTGATTGATACCGGTCCCAACCTGCCCGGGGTCCTGCCGGCGCTTGAGGAAGCGCTGTCCCAGGCGGGGCTGACGCTGGAGGAATGTCGCAGGATTTTTATCACCCATTTTCATATGGATCACTGCGGTCTGGCGGGCCTCATCAAAGAACGTTCCGGGGCAGCGATCAGCCTCTCGGAAATTGACGCGCAGACGATTCGCACGTTTGCTCTGGATGACGGTCGCGTTTGGCGGATGGAGGCCTTCTGCATAGAGCACGGCCTTGATAAAGCCACGATTGGGGAAATTGCCAGCACCTTCACCTCCTTTGAGCAGGCGACCCTGCCTTTTACCGCCGACAGCCATCTGTCCGACGGCGAACAGCTTGTTGCCGGCGACCGGGAACTGAGAGTGGTCGCAACCCCGGGCCACAGCCGCGGTCATCTCTCGTTTTACCTGCCCGCGGAACGCGCCTTGATCTCCGGGGACCACATCCTCCCGCATATCACGCCGAATCTGAGCCCTGATCTGATCGACCCCAAATTTCATCCGCTGGAGAGCTTTCTTGACTCCATGACCAAGGTAGAGGAACTGGAGATTGAGACCATCTGGCCCTCGCACGGGCGTCCCTTTACCAATCTCCGGGGAAGGATTGCCGATGTCCGCAAACATCACGCCGAAAGATCGCTGCTTGCCTTTCAGGCCCTCGATGAGGGGGCGAAAACAGCAAGGCAGGTTTCCCAGTTTATCTTTGGAAACAGCCTGCCTGTTTTTGACCGTCTGCTCGCCCTGAACGAAAGCTACGTTCATCTTGTTACGCTGGAGAAAAGGGGCTTGATCGGCAGAAGGAGAACCGGCGGCGGGCTCTGTTTTTTTGAACATTTGCCAAGATGA
- a CDS encoding acyl-CoA dehydratase activase — translation MGLKAGIDIGSNTAKAAVMEDGRLLGTNVIAAGYNAEAAGRRVLDELLSSLSLAQTDVERIIATGYGRKSVAIADKMVTELMCHATGAHFLDPSVRSLIDIGGQDSKAIVIDEEGRMTNFTMNDKCAAGTGRFLEVMARALEADLNEFGALSLSAEKPAKISSTCTVFAESEVISLIAKGETRENIIAGIHEAIASRVAAMATRIGIRAPVMMTGGVSQNAGVVQALEKALGYPLIVSSYAQLAGAIGAALL, via the coding sequence ATGGGTTTGAAGGCAGGGATCGATATCGGTTCCAATACGGCCAAGGCCGCAGTGATGGAAGACGGACGTCTTTTGGGAACCAACGTGATTGCGGCAGGCTATAACGCCGAGGCGGCGGGACGCAGGGTGCTTGATGAACTGCTTTCTTCTCTTTCCCTGGCGCAGACGGATGTGGAGCGGATCATTGCGACCGGCTACGGCCGCAAGAGCGTGGCAATCGCGGACAAGATGGTAACGGAACTGATGTGCCATGCAACCGGGGCGCATTTTCTCGATCCTTCGGTGCGCTCGCTGATCGATATCGGCGGCCAGGACAGCAAGGCCATCGTCATAGACGAAGAAGGCCGGATGACGAATTTCACGATGAACGACAAGTGCGCGGCAGGCACGGGCCGTTTTCTTGAGGTAATGGCGCGCGCCCTGGAGGCCGATCTGAATGAATTCGGCGCGCTCTCCCTGAGCGCCGAAAAACCGGCGAAGATCAGCAGCACCTGCACCGTCTTTGCCGAATCGGAGGTGATCTCGCTGATCGCTAAAGGGGAAACTCGGGAAAACATTATTGCCGGCATCCATGAGGCCATCGCCTCCCGGGTGGCGGCAATGGCAACCCGGATCGGCATCAGGGCGCCGGTGATGATGACCGGCGGAGTTTCTCAAAATGCGGGGGTTGTCCAGGCGCTGGAAAAAGCGCTTGGCTATCCGCTGATAGTTTCTTCTTACGCTCAGTTGGCGGGGGCAATCGGCGCCGCCCTTTTGTAG
- a CDS encoding J domain-containing protein — protein sequence MKALAVLANKGKEPRRCLSCGTTENMGRKRYCSVECRQKLHQRLDMRCGLLQALNTRYATFYFSEHLIIMDILPWGQRDIYSFLYPRSAGKSPGEDFGVMANILGETWWKEQQRTKKRHFATLHVLDNAVRNRVTMLDVKPHIRQMPDINPTALVYLDIDKSSLSSEELNKIVRNAYRRQVKIHHPDLGGDAEMFRKIYKAYEELLNWADNPSFISRRGFPDKWFYEGGKDRWFQPSPLTKSGQ from the coding sequence ATGAAGGCGCTGGCTGTTTTGGCAAACAAGGGCAAAGAACCGAGGAGATGCCTGTCCTGCGGGACAACCGAGAACATGGGGCGAAAAAGATACTGCTCCGTTGAGTGCAGACAGAAGCTTCACCAACGACTCGATATGCGCTGCGGCCTCCTGCAGGCGTTAAACACCCGCTACGCAACCTTTTACTTTTCCGAACATCTGATAATCATGGATATATTGCCCTGGGGACAGAGAGATATATACAGTTTTTTATACCCCCGTTCGGCAGGGAAAAGCCCCGGTGAGGATTTCGGCGTGATGGCCAATATTCTGGGAGAAACATGGTGGAAAGAACAACAACGAACAAAAAAACGGCACTTCGCAACGCTCCACGTTCTCGATAACGCCGTCCGAAATCGTGTAACAATGCTGGATGTAAAACCGCATATTAGGCAAATGCCGGATATCAATCCCACTGCGCTGGTATATCTGGATATTGATAAATCCAGCCTTAGTTCCGAAGAGCTGAACAAGATAGTAAGAAACGCCTACCGGCGGCAGGTGAAGATCCATCACCCGGATCTCGGCGGGGATGCGGAGATGTTTCGCAAAATCTACAAAGCCTACGAGGAACTGCTCAATTGGGCCGACAACCCCAGTTTCATCAGCCGACGCGGATTTCCGGACAAGTGGTTCTACGAAGGCGGCAAGGACCGCTGGTTTCAGCCGTCGCCCTTGACTAAAAGCGGACAATGA
- a CDS encoding diguanylate cyclase translates to MNLFVEGQFTEIINTIEVLEENKEIREAMTLTKEAQQRILDGYRSIAKVNKNITYIYSGYENGLMLINDYTPPPGYDPATRPWYRAAMATRPETSIGLPYQEIKTKEWLISTSRALKQSAGGYGGVVAVDCSIDQIADLIAQHGEYKTELSFVMDRSGKIIMHPDQSLLNKSPRELTESLQHYSNGNFTYRNDNDVECIAHFSRIVSTGWTVVTMVEKRDVLHPVISKVLFIIGLTGFIALFLGFLQSIALSRRLSRPLVELASKIKDVIAGKALSVDEYVYPNNEIGIMAREVGKLAEEELNAKILELQAKEEKYRSVMDLMFDPYTEVDLSGNFIFVNESMCRNLGYAREELIGKSFSLIVPADEQKAMFTAYNTVFQSGEPNKGYSHRILKKDGSIIFAEVSIDLRRNGRGEVIGFRTISRDITERKRMEAEILASAVTDQLTGLHNRRGFLSLAGQQLKLAERNKCGLLLFFADLDGLKLINDKLGHEQGDNALIEAATVFKETFRTSDILARLGGDEYAVLAVDLTEENSQIFTARLQSLIDARNNLENRRYRLSISLGYSFYNPESPCILEELMASADKLMYERKQNKKSVDSHTDKGPVRVSRGSTDQIIPQTESQVNGDGSRSPEDRLPQDGPWKGPPAGQRGQ, encoded by the coding sequence TTGAACCTTTTTGTTGAAGGGCAATTTACAGAAATAATCAACACCATTGAGGTACTGGAAGAGAATAAGGAAATTCGGGAGGCAATGACACTAACTAAAGAGGCTCAGCAGCGCATATTGGATGGGTACCGGTCTATTGCCAAGGTCAACAAGAATATTACATATATATATTCAGGTTACGAGAACGGTCTGATGCTGATAAACGATTATACCCCGCCCCCAGGATATGATCCGGCCACCCGCCCTTGGTATCGGGCGGCGATGGCAACCAGACCTGAGACGTCAATCGGTCTTCCCTATCAGGAAATTAAAACAAAAGAGTGGCTGATTTCGACCAGCAGAGCCCTGAAACAGTCCGCAGGCGGGTATGGCGGTGTGGTGGCTGTTGATTGTTCAATTGATCAGATTGCCGACCTTATTGCTCAGCACGGCGAATACAAAACGGAATTAAGTTTTGTGATGGACAGGTCCGGGAAAATTATCATGCATCCCGATCAATCCTTACTTAACAAATCGCCCCGGGAACTGACGGAATCATTACAACATTACAGCAACGGAAATTTTACATACCGCAACGACAATGATGTGGAATGCATCGCCCATTTCAGCCGCATCGTTTCCACCGGCTGGACGGTCGTGACAATGGTCGAAAAGAGGGACGTGCTCCACCCGGTAATTTCGAAAGTGTTGTTTATTATCGGCCTTACCGGTTTTATCGCCCTGTTTTTGGGATTTCTGCAGAGTATTGCGCTGAGCAGACGTTTGTCCCGCCCGCTGGTTGAACTGGCCAGCAAAATCAAGGATGTTATTGCCGGAAAAGCTTTGTCTGTTGACGAATATGTCTATCCGAACAACGAAATCGGGATTATGGCCCGGGAAGTCGGCAAGCTGGCGGAAGAAGAACTTAACGCTAAAATCCTTGAACTTCAAGCAAAGGAAGAAAAATACCGCAGTGTCATGGATTTGATGTTTGACCCCTATACAGAGGTGGACCTGTCAGGAAATTTTATCTTCGTCAATGAATCCATGTGTCGCAACCTCGGATATGCGCGGGAAGAACTGATCGGGAAGAGTTTTAGCCTTATCGTGCCCGCGGATGAGCAAAAGGCCATGTTCACTGCCTATAACACCGTGTTCCAAAGCGGAGAACCCAATAAAGGTTATTCCCACCGGATCCTGAAGAAGGATGGCAGCATAATATTTGCTGAGGTTTCCATCGATTTGCGCAGGAATGGTCGGGGCGAGGTTATTGGTTTCAGGACTATCAGCCGCGATATAACCGAGCGCAAGCGCATGGAGGCGGAAATCCTTGCCTCCGCAGTCACCGATCAGCTCACAGGCCTGCATAACAGAAGGGGATTTTTATCCCTTGCGGGGCAACAGTTAAAATTGGCGGAAAGGAATAAGTGTGGCCTGCTGCTCTTTTTTGCCGATCTGGACGGATTGAAATTGATCAATGATAAGCTGGGCCACGAGCAAGGGGATAACGCCCTCATTGAAGCGGCAACCGTATTTAAAGAGACATTCAGAACCTCCGACATTCTTGCTCGTCTGGGAGGAGATGAGTATGCCGTCCTTGCCGTTGATTTAACCGAGGAAAATTCACAGATATTTACCGCCCGGTTGCAGTCTCTGATTGATGCACGAAACAATCTCGAAAACAGGAGATACCGACTTTCAATCAGTTTGGGTTACTCTTTCTATAATCCCGAAAGTCCCTGTATTCTTGAAGAACTCATGGCCTCCGCGGACAAATTGATGTATGAGCGGAAGCAAAATAAGAAGAGCGTCGATTCCCACACCGACAAAGGGCCTGTCCGGGTGAGCCGCGGCAGTACGGACCAGATAATCCCCCAGACCGAATCCCAGGTCAACGGCGATGGGAGCCGATCTCCTGAAGACCGGCTCCCACAGGATGGGCCTTGGAAGGGTCCGCCAGCCGGCCAGCGGGGCCAGTGA
- a CDS encoding peptide chain release factor 3, with protein MGIEDTAAETPATFNDERRRRQEIEQRRTFGIISHPDAGKTTLTEKLLLFGGAIQLAGAVKARKAGRHATSDWMTIEKERGISVTTSVMKFHYRNFEINLLDTPGHQDFSEDTYRVLTAVDSALMVIDSGKGVEPQTEKLMEVCRMRNTPIMTFINKLDRDGLAPMDILSDIEDKLQIECVPLSWPIGMGKDFKGVYNIYRRSLHLFTPGKDSRKEAGITITDLDDPRLDDLLGSSAGRLREDIELIAGASSPFSMEEYLKGGQTPVFFGSAINNFGVRELLDAFVEMAPAPGPRMTTTRAVSPFEETFSGFVFKIQANMDLAHRDRIAFFRICSGKFTRGMKVMHHRIGREIVLANATIFMAQDRTNVEEAWPGDIIGIHNHGTIQTGDTFTEGEVMQFTGIPNFAPEHFRRVLVKNSLKIKQLQKGLTQLSEEGAVQVFKPLAGNDYILGAVGVLQFDVTMARLKTEYGVDASYETIDYTTARWVTCDDKKMLADFEKKNQNNLTLDADGHLTYLTTSEWRLGFVKEDWPGITFNKTREHN; from the coding sequence ATGGGAATTGAAGACACAGCCGCGGAGACGCCTGCGACATTCAATGACGAGCGCCGGCGAAGGCAGGAGATCGAGCAGCGCCGCACCTTCGGGATCATCAGCCATCCCGACGCCGGGAAAACAACGCTGACCGAAAAACTGCTCCTCTTCGGCGGGGCGATTCAGTTGGCCGGGGCGGTGAAGGCCAGAAAGGCCGGACGCCACGCGACGAGCGACTGGATGACGATCGAAAAGGAGCGGGGAATCTCAGTTACAACCTCCGTGATGAAGTTTCACTACCGGAATTTTGAGATCAACCTCCTCGACACCCCTGGCCATCAGGATTTCTCCGAGGACACCTACCGCGTGCTTACCGCCGTGGATAGCGCGCTGATGGTAATCGACAGCGGCAAGGGGGTTGAGCCGCAGACGGAAAAGCTGATGGAGGTTTGCCGGATGCGCAACACGCCGATCATGACATTCATAAACAAGCTTGATCGCGACGGCCTGGCGCCGATGGATATCCTCTCCGACATTGAGGACAAGCTCCAGATCGAGTGCGTCCCGCTTTCCTGGCCGATCGGGATGGGCAAGGACTTCAAGGGGGTTTACAACATCTACCGCCGCTCCCTCCACCTGTTCACCCCGGGGAAGGACAGCCGCAAGGAAGCGGGAATCACGATTACCGATCTGGACGATCCCCGGCTGGACGATCTGCTGGGCAGCAGCGCCGGGCGGCTCCGGGAGGATATCGAGCTGATCGCCGGGGCTTCCAGCCCGTTTTCGATGGAGGAATACCTCAAGGGGGGCCAGACCCCGGTATTTTTCGGCAGCGCGATCAACAACTTCGGCGTGCGGGAGCTGCTTGACGCCTTTGTCGAAATGGCGCCCGCACCCGGCCCCCGGATGACGACCACCAGAGCGGTCTCACCCTTTGAGGAGACATTTTCCGGATTTGTCTTCAAGATTCAGGCGAACATGGATCTTGCCCACCGCGACCGGATCGCCTTTTTCCGGATCTGTTCGGGGAAATTCACCCGCGGGATGAAGGTGATGCACCACCGGATCGGCCGCGAAATCGTCCTTGCCAACGCGACGATCTTCATGGCGCAGGATCGCACCAACGTCGAAGAGGCCTGGCCGGGGGACATCATCGGCATCCATAACCACGGCACGATTCAGACCGGCGATACCTTTACCGAAGGCGAGGTTATGCAGTTTACCGGCATCCCCAACTTTGCCCCGGAACATTTTCGGCGGGTGCTCGTCAAAAACTCGTTGAAGATCAAGCAGCTCCAGAAGGGGCTGACCCAACTTTCCGAGGAGGGGGCCGTGCAGGTGTTCAAGCCGCTCGCGGGCAATGACTATATCCTCGGGGCGGTCGGCGTCCTCCAGTTCGACGTGACGATGGCCCGCCTCAAGACGGAATACGGGGTTGACGCCTCCTACGAAACGATCGACTACACAACGGCCCGCTGGGTGACCTGCGACGACAAAAAAATGCTGGCGGATTTTGAAAAGAAGAACCAGAACAACCTCACCCTCGACGCCGACGGCCACCTCACCTATCTGACTACGAGCGAATGGCGCCTCGGTTTTGTCAAAGAGGACTGGCCCGGAATAACATTCAATAAAACCCGCGAGCACAACTGA